In Candidatus Edwardsbacteria bacterium, one genomic interval encodes:
- a CDS encoding DegT/DnrJ/EryC1/StrS family aminotransferase: MIKLAHPDIGSREIAAVARVLRSGTLSLGPEVLKFERAFAQYIGRRHALAVSSGTAGLHLITRAMGLKPGDEVITPPYSFAASVNCILYQGARPVFVDIDPRTLNLDPQKIEPAITRRTKAVLAVDVFGLPADYKRIQALCKKHRLALIEDSCEALGAVCQGKRAGSFGLAAVFGFYPNKQITTGEGGMVLTDDDRLAEAMRSLRNQGRHSMGGWLAHHDLGYNYRMADINAALGRVQLSRIGGILARRKKAAQNYQKLFAQRLPEFTVLKDFPGMTRSWFVFAVLVPPALKGGRRDLLIQGLQAAGIQCAHYFPALHLQPYLKKELKHKRGDFPVTEDIADRSFAIPFHHKLTRRDQERVVEAIRRII, translated from the coding sequence ATGATCAAGCTGGCCCATCCCGACATCGGTTCAAGAGAGATCGCCGCCGTGGCCAGGGTGCTCCGGTCCGGCACCCTGAGCCTGGGCCCGGAGGTCCTGAAATTCGAGCGGGCCTTCGCCCAATACATCGGCCGCCGGCACGCCCTGGCGGTATCCTCCGGCACGGCCGGGCTGCACCTGATCACCCGGGCCATGGGCCTTAAGCCGGGGGACGAGGTGATCACCCCGCCCTACTCCTTCGCCGCCTCGGTCAACTGCATCCTGTACCAGGGGGCCCGGCCGGTGTTTGTCGACATCGATCCCCGGACCCTGAACCTCGACCCCCAAAAGATCGAACCGGCCATCACCCGGCGCACCAAAGCCGTCCTGGCGGTGGACGTCTTCGGCCTGCCGGCCGATTATAAAAGGATCCAGGCCCTCTGTAAAAAGCACCGGCTGGCATTGATCGAGGATTCCTGCGAGGCCCTGGGGGCGGTGTGTCAGGGAAAGAGGGCCGGCAGTTTCGGGCTGGCCGCGGTCTTCGGGTTCTATCCCAACAAGCAGATCACCACCGGCGAGGGCGGGATGGTGCTGACCGACGATGATCGGCTGGCCGAGGCCATGCGCAGCCTCCGCAACCAGGGCCGCCATTCCATGGGCGGCTGGCTGGCCCATCACGACCTGGGCTACAACTACCGGATGGCGGACATCAACGCCGCATTGGGCCGGGTCCAGCTGTCCCGTATCGGCGGCATCCTGGCCCGGCGGAAAAAGGCGGCCCAAAATTACCAGAAGTTATTTGCCCAGCGCCTGCCGGAGTTCACGGTGCTGAAAGATTTTCCGGGAATGACCCGCAGCTGGTTCGTGTTCGCGGTGCTGGTGCCGCCGGCCCTGAAGGGGGGGAGGCGCGATCTTTTGATCCAGGGCCTGCAGGCGGCCGGCATCCAGTGCGCCCACTATTTCCCGGCCCTGCACCTCCAGCCCTATCTGAAAAAAGAGCTGAAGCACAAAAGGGGCGATTTCCCGGTAACCGAGGACATAGCCGACCGCAGTTTCGCCATACCGTTCCATCACAAGCTCACCCGGCGGGACCAGGAGAGGGTGGTGGAGGCCATCAGACGGATCATCTGA
- a CDS encoding class I SAM-dependent methyltransferase, which translates to MVRKEYFEQNKYDENYFKQMAPGNYDYFYKSRGTELLACRLDDLCKVKILPGMKALDIGCGRGELVMYLANKGVYAVGLDYAYEAIRKAKECLEFYNQDVKNRFMIVQACAESMPFGTMLFDRIMSWANVEHLYQWQWLECLKQSYSILKEDGVIVIGTHPNEWLQKYAYMATRNIRQVLQRKKLKSVKERQAEEYEAGHVNIKNPISLKKDLRSVGFYTNVYVVRRSNITNLSIINRTIIFVLESVPFAKWIFRDNIIVVGAKNKNTLKEFVKMPGKGIIGCR; encoded by the coding sequence ATGGTAAGAAAAGAGTATTTTGAGCAAAATAAATATGATGAAAACTATTTTAAACAGATGGCCCCTGGCAATTACGATTATTTTTATAAGAGCAGAGGGACTGAATTGCTGGCCTGTCGGCTGGATGATTTGTGCAAAGTTAAAATATTGCCAGGTATGAAAGCACTTGATATAGGTTGTGGCCGTGGTGAATTAGTTATGTATTTAGCCAATAAGGGTGTATATGCCGTTGGATTAGACTATGCTTATGAGGCCATAAGAAAAGCGAAAGAATGTTTAGAGTTTTATAACCAAGACGTCAAAAATAGATTTATGATAGTACAGGCATGTGCGGAGTCTATGCCCTTTGGGACAATGTTATTTGATAGAATTATGAGTTGGGCCAATGTGGAACATTTGTATCAATGGCAATGGTTGGAATGCTTAAAGCAATCGTATAGTATTTTAAAAGAAGATGGCGTGATTGTAATAGGTACACACCCCAATGAGTGGCTGCAAAAGTATGCATATATGGCGACACGCAATATTCGGCAAGTGCTTCAACGGAAAAAATTGAAAAGTGTAAAAGAACGACAAGCTGAGGAATATGAGGCCGGGCACGTAAATATTAAAAATCCTATATCTTTGAAAAAAGATCTACGGTCGGTTGGTTTTTATACAAATGTTTATGTGGTAAGACGAAGCAATATAACCAATCTTTCAATAATTAATAGAACAATAATATTTGTGTTAGAAAGTGTCCCATTTGCAAAGTGGATATTTAGAGATAATATTATTGTGGTTGGTGCAAAAAATAAAAATACACTGAAAGAGTTTGTTAAGATGCCGGGGAAAGGTATTATTGGTTGTAGGTAG
- a CDS encoding class I SAM-dependent methyltransferase, translating to MTEQVLFLNQFLANDHARQVTATYYAAKLLTDNNNYTVIDLGCGRGETEVILKKINPSITWIGIDVKDSPEVRERYNKSNNLITYDGISIPINGNSVDVIYCRQVFEHVEYPHELIKEIIRVLKPGGHIIGSVSQLEPYHSFSIFNYTIYGVCKLFNKDGLTLKEIRPGIDGLTLIIRRGFNRLKLFDKWFNNESPLNKVIDAISYLRKWESNKTNLTKLMFCGHVIFWAIKDRQD from the coding sequence ATGACAGAACAGGTATTATTTCTTAATCAATTCTTGGCAAATGATCATGCCAGGCAAGTAACAGCTACATATTATGCTGCCAAATTATTGACAGATAATAATAATTATACTGTCATAGATTTGGGTTGTGGTCGTGGCGAAACTGAAGTAATACTGAAAAAAATAAATCCAAGTATTACTTGGATTGGAATAGATGTAAAAGACTCCCCGGAGGTAAGGGAAAGATACAATAAAAGCAACAATCTTATTACATATGACGGTATAAGCATTCCAATAAATGGTAATTCCGTTGATGTTATCTATTGCAGACAAGTGTTTGAACATGTCGAGTATCCACATGAGTTAATAAAGGAAATTATTAGAGTTCTTAAACCAGGTGGTCATATCATTGGTTCAGTCTCGCAACTAGAACCGTACCATTCATTCAGTATATTTAATTATACGATTTACGGTGTATGCAAATTATTCAATAAAGATGGTTTAACCCTTAAGGAAATACGACCGGGCATTGACGGTTTAACATTGATTATTAGAAGGGGCTTTAATAGATTAAAGTTGTTTGATAAATGGTTTAATAATGAATCACCTTTGAATAAAGTAATTGATGCAATAAGCTATTTACGTAAATGGGAATCAAACAAAACGAACCTAACAAAATTAATGTTTTGTGGCCATGTGATATTTTGGGCAATAAAAGATAGACAAGATTAA
- a CDS encoding glycosyltransferase — MFRELARQLAPRGGQIICLNRPIFAVSDLFSNPKRWMQIFTGQTIKPAANITVYRPKLFVHPLIARRLPGFHSYQRKIYRKQIERLLNEHSLSPKETAWWVSHPYHFMEMDLPHDRKVVYERYDKYDYSVVLNTDLASLVAGLDRKLAERADLIITTSVNLAGELDEFKAKVQCLPNSADYEYFSNVGTAEDISGALADKIKKPVIGYLGTIHEGLDILLISRLAEIKKEWTFMLAGPVQSVKLKNDPAFKIMQNMPNVVMTGWLDWTVLPSYLKLFDVGIIPYRLDCGFNQYVDPNKFHEYMAMGLPVVTTSLPEMGKYSEWVETADTPEAFITAIEKVLDQDSVLLRAGRKKYARENGWEQRAAKIIASLDKII; from the coding sequence ATGTTTCGGGAGTTGGCGCGTCAGCTGGCCCCAAGAGGCGGACAGATTATTTGCTTAAATCGCCCGATCTTTGCTGTGTCCGACCTGTTCAGCAACCCCAAAAGATGGATGCAGATCTTCACCGGCCAGACCATAAAACCAGCCGCTAATATAACAGTATATAGGCCAAAGCTATTCGTTCATCCGCTAATTGCCAGGCGGTTGCCAGGGTTCCATAGTTACCAAAGAAAGATCTACCGCAAGCAGATAGAAAGGTTATTAAACGAACATAGTCTTTCCCCAAAAGAAACTGCCTGGTGGGTATCTCACCCATATCACTTTATGGAAATGGACCTACCCCATGACCGCAAAGTTGTCTATGAGAGATACGATAAATATGATTATTCTGTGGTCTTGAATACTGATCTGGCAAGTTTAGTTGCCGGGCTGGACCGAAAACTGGCAGAAAGGGCTGACCTGATAATAACCACCTCTGTAAATCTAGCCGGTGAACTTGACGAATTCAAGGCCAAGGTGCAATGCCTGCCTAATTCTGCCGATTATGAATATTTCTCAAACGTTGGAACCGCAGAAGACATAAGTGGTGCTCTGGCCGATAAAATCAAAAAACCGGTCATAGGTTATCTGGGCACCATCCATGAAGGTTTGGATATATTGCTTATATCCAGGCTGGCCGAGATAAAGAAGGAATGGACCTTTATGCTGGCCGGCCCGGTGCAAAGTGTAAAACTTAAGAATGATCCGGCCTTTAAAATAATGCAAAATATGCCAAATGTGGTCATGACCGGCTGGCTTGATTGGACAGTGCTGCCAAGTTATCTGAAGCTGTTTGATGTGGGGATAATACCGTACCGGCTGGATTGCGGGTTCAACCAATATGTTGACCCCAATAAATTCCACGAATACATGGCCATGGGCCTGCCGGTGGTCACCACTTCGTTGCCCGAGATGGGAAAATACAGCGAATGGGTGGAAACAGCGGACACACCCGAGGCATTTATAACCGCCATTGAAAAGGTCCTTGATCAAGACAGTGTGTTGTTGCGGGCCGGCCGGAAAAAATATGCCAGAGAAAACGGTTGGGAACAAAGGGCGGCAAAGATAATTGCCTCATTGGATAAGATCATTTAA
- a CDS encoding acyltransferase: protein MKIIKAYMFYFGMYVINQFVNTCPFWIVRRIAYIFVLRAKFGPRSVIQRCCHFDFKQPGKLVMGKNSVINHHCHLDFRAGLTLGDNVNISPYVKIFTWQHMPNDPMFNTEKKPVTIEDFVWVSSAAVILPGVKIGEGAVVAAGAVVTKDVPEYAIVAGMPAKQIGTRSRDLKYNLEYILPFQ, encoded by the coding sequence ATGAAAATAATAAAAGCCTACATGTTTTATTTTGGCATGTACGTTATCAATCAATTCGTAAATACCTGTCCTTTCTGGATAGTCCGCCGTATAGCATATATTTTTGTGCTAAGGGCAAAGTTTGGCCCCCGTTCAGTGATACAAAGATGCTGTCATTTTGATTTTAAACAACCTGGCAAGCTGGTAATGGGAAAAAACAGCGTAATTAACCATCATTGCCATTTGGATTTCAGAGCCGGGTTAACATTGGGTGATAATGTTAATATCTCGCCCTATGTAAAAATATTCACCTGGCAGCACATGCCGAATGATCCCATGTTCAACACCGAAAAGAAGCCGGTAACAATAGAGGATTTCGTCTGGGTATCCTCTGCGGCGGTAATACTACCGGGCGTAAAAATAGGCGAAGGTGCAGTAGTGGCAGCCGGTGCGGTGGTAACAAAAGACGTGCCGGAATATGCTATCGTTGCCGGTATGCCGGCCAAGCAAATAGGCACCCGCAGCCGGGATTTAAAATATAACTTAGAATATATATTGCCTTTCCAGTGA
- a CDS encoding glycosyltransferase family 4 protein, translating into MRICFVHQKMMSFVEKDIKILSGAYQVKNVEVTSFLPRLNVLKAVYGSDLVFCWFGKMPAFWAVIFARLLNKRSIVVAGGDDVANEPAIGYGLYTKWWKSWCPDYVFKHCDLVLSVSEFNRSETIKNTGADENKVKCLYHGFGQEPLPQNPRDNAVITVGRITRETVIKKGLKLFVRSASLLPDIKYYLIGPCNDGSLEELKKNAPPNIIFTGGLYGPELDNRYAKAKVYVQASYHESFGCSVAEAMLGGCIPVVSRRAALPEVAGDTGIYIEEQTPEAVAVAVKKALALPDGYGLKARQRIIDVFPLEKRKEALLKAVEDVMKGK; encoded by the coding sequence ATGCGTATCTGTTTTGTCCACCAAAAAATGATGTCTTTCGTGGAGAAGGACATTAAAATATTATCTGGCGCATACCAGGTAAAGAATGTCGAAGTAACTTCTTTCTTGCCCAGGCTAAATGTCTTAAAAGCTGTTTATGGTAGTGACCTGGTCTTCTGCTGGTTCGGGAAAATGCCGGCGTTTTGGGCTGTTATATTTGCCCGGCTGCTAAATAAAAGATCAATCGTTGTCGCCGGCGGCGACGACGTGGCCAATGAACCGGCCATAGGCTACGGCCTATATACAAAATGGTGGAAAAGTTGGTGCCCGGATTATGTCTTTAAGCATTGCGACCTGGTCCTATCAGTTTCGGAGTTCAATCGTTCAGAAACCATAAAAAATACCGGGGCCGATGAAAACAAGGTTAAATGCCTTTACCACGGTTTCGGCCAAGAACCGTTGCCCCAAAACCCCAGAGATAATGCCGTAATAACCGTCGGCCGAATTACCAGGGAAACTGTAATTAAAAAAGGTCTTAAGCTGTTTGTCCGATCAGCTTCCTTATTGCCGGATATAAAATATTACCTGATTGGTCCCTGCAATGACGGCAGCCTGGAAGAATTAAAAAAGAACGCCCCGCCAAATATTATTTTTACCGGCGGGTTGTACGGCCCTGAACTTGATAACCGGTATGCCAAGGCCAAGGTATACGTCCAGGCCTCATATCACGAATCCTTCGGCTGTTCCGTGGCCGAGGCCATGCTGGGTGGCTGTATCCCGGTAGTATCCCGGCGGGCGGCCCTGCCCGAAGTGGCGGGCGATACCGGCATCTACATCGAAGAACAAACCCCGGAGGCCGTGGCCGTGGCCGTGAAAAAAGCCCTGGCCCTGCCGGACGGTTATGGTTTAAAGGCAAGGCAAAGGATCATTGATGTGTTTCCTCTGGAAAAGAGGAAGGAAGCATTGCTTAAGGCCGTGGAAGATGTGATGAAAGGCAAGTAA
- a CDS encoding glycosyltransferase family 2 protein: protein MQPFVSIILPVRNEANYIIPCLRSIAAQDYPKDLMELLIVDGRSNDSTALKIEEFRIQNSEFRIHLIDNPARTVPHAMNLGIAAAKGDIILRFDGHAVMAPDYVSNCVKYLEQTKADNVGGPAINISNGTAIGDAILISHNSAFGLGGGAFRMGNFEGFADTVTFGCYPKETFAKYGRYDTRLTRNQDIEFNARIRKGIIKRTADSGQRDQFKVESLKLKEGPDSSDSKAGSSPQNDENELKEKNFVPLCLGGKKPEKEENDLRKSAQSADREAPGKIYLTPKIKSYYYCRNTLRGLWSQNFRNGQWVVYTKYIAPYALSLRHFIPLLFVTTILFLIIASLISLKSSTGSTGLMGSTAASLSQVFELSTFNFQLTALRLLLLVLGVYFGTMLIAVMQAGWRQYKVYKVHKAESKTQDGDAKAPGTINSEHSTLELSNFKTVLGAKASDEGFNTKYQIPNTEYRIRSLLLLPIVFMTLHFSYGLGSIWGLVSLPYWAAKQQKR from the coding sequence ATGCAGCCATTTGTTTCCATAATCCTCCCCGTCCGCAACGAAGCAAACTACATCATTCCCTGCCTGCGCTCCATCGCCGCCCAGGACTACCCCAAGGACCTGATGGAACTGCTGATAGTGGACGGCCGGTCAAACGACAGCACGGCGCTAAAAATAGAGGAATTCAGAATTCAGAATTCAGAATTCAGAATTCATTTGATTGACAATCCTGCCCGTACCGTGCCCCATGCCATGAACCTGGGTATAGCCGCGGCCAAGGGCGATATAATACTGCGCTTCGACGGCCACGCCGTGATGGCCCCGGATTACGTCTCCAACTGCGTAAAATACCTGGAACAGACCAAGGCCGACAACGTGGGTGGCCCGGCAATCAATATTAGCAACGGCACAGCAATCGGCGATGCGATCCTAATATCACATAATTCCGCATTTGGTCTGGGCGGCGGTGCCTTTCGTATGGGCAATTTTGAAGGATTTGCCGATACGGTTACTTTCGGTTGCTACCCCAAGGAGACCTTTGCCAAGTACGGCCGGTACGACACCCGGCTGACCAGGAACCAGGACATAGAGTTTAATGCCAGAATAAGAAAAGGAATAATAAAGCGGACAGCGGACAGCGGACAGAGAGATCAGTTTAAAGTTGAAAGTTTAAAGTTGAAAGAAGGACCAGATTCTTCGGATAGTAAGGCAGGTAGTTCGCCTCAGAATGACGAGAATGAGTTAAAGGAAAAAAACTTTGTGCCTTTGTGTCTTGGTGGCAAAAAACCAGAAAAAGAAGAAAATGATCTGCGGAAATCTGCGCAATCTGCGGATAGAGAAGCCCCCGGCAAGATATACCTGACTCCCAAGATCAAAAGCTATTATTACTGCCGGAACACCTTAAGGGGCCTGTGGTCCCAGAACTTCCGGAACGGCCAGTGGGTGGTCTATACCAAATATATTGCGCCCTACGCGCTGAGCCTGCGGCATTTCATCCCCCTGCTGTTCGTTACGACTATTCTGTTCCTGATAATAGCAAGTTTGATAAGTTTAAAAAGTTCAACAGGTTCAACAGGTTTAATGGGATCAACGGCTGCAAGCCTTAGCCAGGTTTTTGAACTTTCAACTTTCAACTTTCAACTTACAGCTCTGCGTTTGCTGTTATTGGTGTTGGGGGTGTACTTTGGGACGATGCTCATTGCTGTCATGCAGGCGGGTTGGCGCCAGTACAAAGTTTATAAAGTCCATAAAGCAGAAAGTAAAACGCAAGACGGTGACGCTAAAGCACCCGGAACAATCAACTCCGAACATTCAACTTTGGAACTTTCCAACTTTAAGACTGTGCTGGGCGCAAAAGCTAGCGACGAGGGTTTTAATACCAAATACCAAATACCAAATACGGAATACCGGATACGCTCCCTGCTATTGCTCCCCATCGTCTTTATGACCCTGCATTTCTCCTACGGGCTGGGATCCATTTGGGGACTGGTCTCGCTTCCCTACTGGGCGGCAAAACAGCAGAAGCGATAA
- a CDS encoding glycosyltransferase family 4 protein: MKILIVTADFVPGLGGIASFNQGIAESMALAGHQMFVLAPNLPNASDKGLPYRVIRYKRTMRFANLWPSLITLYLSLTIKYDIVLYGHAASTLSAGGIIARKLNLNRLIVLTHGNDLDYVISNKIDKYFLDKMLRTSDLILANSSFTKDKVLKKYHDMSKKVKILNPGVWPNKIYKTIGITRVVKNSKIVILTVGRLVPKKGLDDLIVAFATVIKKHPKITLKIVGQGPERVNLESLARQLGVNNSIIFVGEKPVNEIYDEMMQCDLFVLPSKIVNGDIETFGIVYLEAGACGKAVIGTRQGGVPDAIAGGVSGILVAAGNITQLINAMLKLIENEGMRSKMGIDGKKRVEEMFAWPKIAKMLEEHLKSIK, encoded by the coding sequence ATGAAAATACTAATTGTTACAGCTGATTTTGTCCCAGGCTTGGGCGGCATAGCAAGCTTTAACCAAGGTATCGCGGAAAGTATGGCTTTGGCTGGTCACCAGATGTTTGTTTTGGCACCAAATTTACCCAACGCAAGTGATAAGGGTTTACCATACCGGGTAATACGGTATAAGAGGACAATGAGATTTGCTAATTTATGGCCAAGTTTGATAACTTTATATTTAAGTCTGACAATAAAGTATGATATTGTATTATATGGCCACGCCGCCAGCACTTTAAGTGCTGGTGGAATAATTGCCAGAAAGCTTAACTTAAACCGGTTAATCGTTCTGACCCATGGAAATGATCTAGATTACGTTATATCAAATAAAATCGACAAATATTTTCTTGACAAGATGCTAAGGACATCTGACCTAATATTAGCCAATAGCAGTTTTACCAAAGATAAAGTATTAAAAAAATACCACGACATGAGCAAAAAGGTAAAAATACTAAACCCCGGTGTGTGGCCTAATAAAATATATAAAACAATAGGAATAACAAGAGTTGTCAAGAACAGCAAAATAGTGATACTAACTGTAGGTAGACTTGTTCCCAAGAAAGGCCTGGATGACCTTATTGTTGCTTTTGCTACAGTGATAAAAAAACATCCAAAGATTACTTTGAAAATTGTTGGGCAAGGACCGGAAAGAGTTAATCTTGAGTCCTTAGCCAGACAGTTAGGGGTAAACAATAGTATTATCTTTGTTGGCGAAAAACCAGTAAATGAAATATATGATGAGATGATGCAATGTGATTTATTTGTTTTGCCATCAAAAATCGTTAATGGAGATATTGAAACATTCGGGATAGTGTATTTAGAGGCTGGTGCTTGTGGTAAAGCTGTTATTGGAACACGTCAAGGTGGGGTGCCAGATGCAATAGCGGGTGGCGTTAGCGGAATATTAGTTGCGGCCGGTAATATAACACAACTAATTAATGCAATGCTTAAACTTATTGAAAATGAAGGTATGCGCAGTAAAATGGGTATTGATGGGAAGAAACGCGTTGAGGAAATGTTCGCTTGGCCAAAAATTGCAAAAATGCTTGAAGAACATCTAAAATCTATAAAATAA
- a CDS encoding MraY family glycosyltransferase produces the protein MLKYLFIFLTALGTTVLAMPFAQIMGRRMNAWDVPDGLSYRTHLFHLARTGGIAIAMGLYAGLLAVMLVNPGLMGSRNMIAYMIGGMVVFLVGLLDDLREIKPWVKAVLLLAACLVTVLIMTAVPLTGYERLDFLLAALVLMGGCNAFNLMDGMDGLAAGMAVAAGLGLLLLSLQLQTFEGISLKLVCMGAALGFLHFNRPPARIFMGDCGSLMLGFYLAGMGLNIVRTGPGTIIPVLLVLSPFVLDTGLAIVRRLLGKRDVFTGDRRHVYDLLQARTSSVWRVDWMMWGLGLFFSALGYAALFLPPWQQAALLAAAWLAFTWRMAGLGMFAPEKPGGPGRPALPEVEDMDLDRGANG, from the coding sequence ATGCTGAAATACCTTTTCATCTTCCTGACGGCCCTGGGCACCACCGTGCTGGCCATGCCTTTCGCCCAGATCATGGGCCGGCGGATGAACGCCTGGGACGTCCCGGATGGCCTGTCATACCGCACCCACCTGTTCCATCTGGCCCGGACCGGTGGCATCGCCATAGCCATGGGGCTCTACGCCGGCCTGCTGGCGGTGATGCTGGTCAATCCCGGGCTGATGGGCTCCCGGAACATGATCGCCTACATGATCGGCGGGATGGTGGTGTTCCTGGTGGGCCTGCTGGACGACCTGCGCGAGATCAAGCCCTGGGTCAAGGCGGTGCTGCTGCTGGCCGCCTGCCTGGTGACGGTGCTGATAATGACCGCGGTCCCGCTGACCGGCTATGAGCGGCTGGATTTCCTGCTGGCGGCGCTGGTGCTGATGGGCGGCTGCAACGCCTTCAACCTGATGGACGGGATGGACGGGCTGGCCGCCGGGATGGCGGTGGCCGCCGGCCTGGGGCTGCTGCTGCTGTCACTGCAGCTCCAGACCTTCGAGGGCATCAGCCTGAAGCTGGTGTGCATGGGGGCGGCCCTGGGCTTTTTGCATTTCAACCGGCCGCCGGCCCGGATCTTCATGGGCGACTGCGGCAGCCTGATGCTGGGCTTTTACCTGGCCGGGATGGGGCTGAACATCGTCAGGACCGGGCCGGGGACCATCATCCCGGTGCTGCTGGTGCTGTCGCCCTTTGTCCTGGACACCGGGCTGGCCATCGTCCGGCGTCTGCTGGGCAAAAGGGACGTCTTCACCGGCGACCGGCGGCACGTCTACGACCTGCTGCAGGCCAGGACCTCCAGCGTCTGGCGGGTGGACTGGATGATGTGGGGCCTGGGGCTGTTCTTTTCAGCCCTGGGCTATGCCGCCCTTTTCCTGCCGCCCTGGCAGCAGGCGGCCCTGCTGGCCGCGGCCTGGCTGGCCTTCACCTGGAGAATGGCCGGGCTGGGGATGTTCGCCCCGGAAAAGCCCGGCGGCCCGGGCCGGCCGGCCCTGCCCGAGGTGGAGGACATGGACCTGGATAGGGGGGCCAACGGGTGA
- a CDS encoding glycosyltransferase — translation MTEIKKLYYIELPLSGTSFIKYLVGRADKESAQRWSRVLKSGFSFDHGKVTIITPFSFLPFFTPKALVSLNATIVAYSIISKLPKGFKPDIYWSSLPFDALWLKYFGNYKLIYDCSEQFSEFTNWHKIKSNIVEWDGLLTQKADQVFVQTDHLRDVKSPLNKNIIVIPNAVDEKVFSFTAGDANDALKGIPRPVLGYVGSINYRLDVDLIKSIAQARPDWSIVLVGNNSLDAQIDWPQNVYFIDGKEYKQMPGIIASFDVCLLPHLSNKLVDSESPIKLFDYMATGKPIVSQNLTGVRPYKDYVYLAENKDQFIDAIEKALKEDDPTKMKRKEFGLTQTWDNRVKQIGEYL, via the coding sequence TTGACGGAAATCAAAAAGCTGTATTATATCGAATTGCCGTTAAGCGGCACTTCGTTCATCAAATACTTGGTGGGCCGGGCGGACAAAGAATCGGCCCAAAGATGGTCCAGGGTTTTAAAGTCGGGTTTTTCCTTTGATCATGGTAAGGTTACAATTATCACACCCTTTTCTTTCTTGCCATTTTTTACACCCAAGGCATTAGTAAGTTTAAATGCAACAATAGTAGCTTATAGCATAATTTCTAAACTACCCAAAGGGTTTAAGCCGGACATATACTGGTCCAGTCTGCCTTTCGATGCCTTATGGCTGAAATATTTTGGCAATTATAAACTAATATATGATTGCAGCGAGCAATTCAGCGAATTCACTAATTGGCATAAGATCAAAAGCAATATAGTTGAATGGGATGGCCTGCTGACCCAAAAGGCGGATCAGGTATTTGTTCAAACAGATCATCTAAGAGATGTTAAGTCCCCATTAAATAAAAATATTATAGTAATACCCAACGCAGTAGACGAAAAGGTATTTTCTTTTACTGCCGGTGATGCAAATGATGCACTGAAGGGAATACCCAGACCGGTATTGGGTTATGTCGGCAGTATTAATTACCGATTGGATGTGGATCTTATCAAAAGCATTGCCCAAGCAAGGCCCGATTGGAGCATTGTTCTTGTCGGAAACAACAGCTTGGATGCTCAGATCGACTGGCCCCAAAACGTATATTTTATCGATGGGAAGGAATATAAGCAAATGCCTGGCATCATTGCTTCATTTGACGTTTGTTTATTGCCGCATTTGTCCAACAAACTCGTTGACAGCGAAAGCCCCATAAAATTATTTGATTATATGGCTACCGGCAAACCAATAGTAAGCCAGAACCTGACCGGGGTGAGACCGTATAAGGATTATGTGTATCTGGCGGAAAACAAGGATCAGTTCATTGATGCCATAGAAAAGGCCCTTAAAGAAGATGATCCCACTAAGATGAAAAGAAAAGAATTTGGTTTGACCCAAACATGGGACAACCGGGTAAAACAGATCGGGGAATATTTATGA